One segment of Triticum aestivum cultivar Chinese Spring chromosome 2A, IWGSC CS RefSeq v2.1, whole genome shotgun sequence DNA contains the following:
- the LOC123188996 gene encoding U-box domain-containing protein 9 codes for MAKPPPAEEEAAALRRRLRRLVATITAGGAGAEAFDEAAAALAALREAQVGGSRKGARGEETRSANEAESVPAQFLCPISSKIMRDPVVVESGQTYDRRYIAEWFSAGNQMCPQTQQVLLNTTLIPNLLIRSLIAEWCTENGFALSPLEKQEEDHICNSEQRTFDEIFNKITSSSNSTERKQAIKGLRLLTKRSSEFRAVLEERPDSISQMTFARFSNPGLQNDPQVVEDMVTIILNFSLHDSNKKIIGDDPEAIPFLIWALKSGDMGSRSNSAAAIFTLSALDSNKEKIGELGAIEPLIDLLEHGSIIAKKDAASAIFNLCMLHENRSIATRSGIVDVAIRAIGDQSLVEEFLAILALLSSNYDMVELMIEFGGATCMLQAMRESECKRSKENAAVVLFSICMYNRAKLKEIEADENTNGSLASLAQNGTPRARRKAAAILEMMKKTKTMHMHNRHSSC; via the exons ATGGCCAAGCCGccgccggcggaggaggaggctgCGGCGCTACGAAGACGGCTGCGGAGACTCGTGGCCACCATCACCGCCGGTGGTGCCGGCGCTGAGGCGTTCGACGAGGCGGCCGCGGCTCTCGCAGCGCTCAGGGAGGCGCAAGTCGGCGGGAGCCGAAAGGGTGCCCGCGGAGAGGAGACTCGATCCGCGAACGAGGCGGAGTCCGTGCCCGCGCAGTTCTTGTGCCCGATCTCGTCCAAGATCATGAGGGATCCCGTCGTCGTCGAGTCTGGGCAG ACCTATGATCGTCGTTACATCGCGGAGTGGTTTAGTGCAGGGAACCAGATGTGCCCGCAGACCCAGCAAGTGCTCTTAAACACAACTCTCATTCCTAACCTCCTCATCCGGAGCCTGATAGCAGAGTGGTGCACAGAGAATGGGTTTGCCCTTTCACCACTTGAGAAACAGGAGGAAGATCATATTTGCAACAGTGAGCAAAGAACATTTGATGAAATATTCAACAAGATAACTTCATCATCAAACAGTACTGAACGGAAGCAAGCAATTAAGGGTCTTCGGCTCCTTACCAAGCGTAGCAGTGAATTTAGAGCTGTTTTAGAAGAGAGGCCAGATTCCATATCACAAATGACCTTTGCACGGTTTTCTAACCCAGGATTACAAAATGATCCACAAGTAGTGGAGGACATGGTGACTATAATTCTCAACTTTTCACTACATGATAGTAATAAGAAAATAATTGGAGATGACCCAGAAGCAATCCCGTTTCTCATATGGGCACTAAAATCAGGAGACATGGGGAGCCGCAGCAATTCGGCAGCTGCCATCTTCACTCTGTCCGCTCTTGACTCCAACAAGGAGAAGATTGGTGAGTTGGGGGCAATTGAACCTTTGATTGATCTTCTTGAACATGGCAGCATCATAGCAAAGAAAGATGCGGCATCAGCTATTTTCAATCTTTGTATGCTCCATGAGAACAGATCAATAGCTACAAGGAGTGGGATCGTCGATGTGGCAATCAGAGCCATCGGAGATCAGTCTCTTGTTGAGGAATTCTTGGCTATACTTGCTTTATTGTCAAGCAACTATGACATGGTAGAGCTCATGATAGAGTTTGGTGGTGCCACTTGTATGCTCCAAGCAATGAGGGAGAGTGAGTGCAAGCGCAGCAAAGAGAACGCGGCGGTAGTCCTCTTCTCAATCTGTATGTACAATAGGGCAAAGCTGAAAGAGATCGAGGCAGACGAGAATACAAATGGCTCACTGGCTTCTCTTGCACAGAATGGGACTCCAAGAGCAAGGAGGAAGGCTGCCGCCATCCtggagatgatgaagaaaacaaaaaCCATGCACATGCACAACAGGCATAGTTCTTGTTAG